The Phragmitibacter flavus genome includes a window with the following:
- the pgsA gene encoding CDP-diacylglycerol--glycerol-3-phosphate 3-phosphatidyltransferase, whose protein sequence is MNLPNKLTVARLALTAVFVVLMEVVFTNHLSWALLVFSVASITDLLDGQIARKYNLVTNFGKLMDPLADKILMTAALIILAMMNHLAEWIVIAILAREFFVTGIRQIASQQGVVLAAEKLGKHKLVWQVITVIYFLLFAASAEPMFSWVAPLFTWKPLSPGIFGNFCIVVMTALTILSGISYFWKNRKLFSDA, encoded by the coding sequence ATGAATCTTCCTAATAAACTCACCGTTGCCCGCCTCGCTCTCACAGCGGTGTTTGTCGTGCTGATGGAGGTGGTCTTTACCAATCACCTGTCTTGGGCGCTCCTGGTGTTTTCGGTCGCATCGATCACCGATTTGCTGGATGGGCAAATCGCCCGCAAATACAATTTGGTGACCAACTTTGGCAAGTTGATGGATCCATTGGCAGACAAAATTCTCATGACTGCGGCTTTGATTATCCTGGCCATGATGAATCATCTTGCGGAGTGGATTGTGATCGCGATTCTGGCGCGCGAATTTTTTGTCACCGGCATTCGGCAGATCGCCTCGCAGCAGGGAGTGGTGCTGGCGGCGGAAAAACTCGGAAAACACAAGCTCGTCTGGCAGGTCATCACGGTGATCTATTTTCTGCTGTTCGCGGCAAGCGCCGAGCCGATGTTCAGCTGGGTGGCGCCGTTGTTCACCTGGAAGCCGCTTTCGCCGGGCATCTTCGGTAATTTTTGCATCGTGGTCATGACAGCACTGACGATTCTTTCGGGGATCAGTTATTTCTGGAAGAACCGCAAACTGTTTTCTGACGCCTGA
- a CDS encoding molybdenum cofactor biosynthesis protein MoaE — MAESPPPPLITVNSCPFQILLSEAPIEPAAAVFGDEEGAECQFLGTVRHMEDGKRICGIDYSAYRPMADQELQRLCERAQREHPGHRVYLQHRLGFVAAQVPSIVIRVTTKHSAASFELCQWYLGAIKTRVPIWKKPVWESTGAFKKPSGDES, encoded by the coding sequence ATGGCGGAGTCCCCTCCCCCACCCCTCATCACTGTGAATTCGTGTCCGTTTCAGATCTTGCTTTCCGAAGCGCCCATTGAACCTGCTGCCGCCGTGTTTGGCGATGAGGAGGGAGCGGAATGCCAGTTCCTTGGCACCGTGCGGCACATGGAGGACGGCAAAAGAATCTGCGGCATCGACTACAGCGCCTACCGCCCGATGGCGGATCAGGAGTTGCAGCGGCTGTGCGAACGTGCGCAGCGCGAACATCCCGGGCACCGGGTTTACCTTCAGCATCGGCTGGGTTTTGTGGCGGCCCAGGTGCCGAGCATTGTCATCCGGGTTACGACCAAGCACAGCGCCGCATCATTTGAGCTTTGCCAGTGGTATCTGGGTGCGATCAAGACCCGTGTGCCGATCTGGAAAAAGCCGGTGTGGGAATCAACCGGGGCATTCAAAAAACCCTCTGGGGACGAATCGTGA
- a CDS encoding DUF3817 domain-containing protein — protein MKNPVPFLRRIALAEAVSYLALLLVAMPLKYLLNVPQAVMAVGWVHGLLFILFCASLLHTFVLARWPVLRVAMVFVASLLPFVPFFLDRKMRGYEEEYQPQGTGA, from the coding sequence ATGAAAAACCCTGTCCCCTTTCTTCGCCGCATTGCACTTGCTGAGGCGGTTTCCTATCTGGCGCTCCTGCTGGTGGCGATGCCGCTGAAATATTTGCTTAACGTCCCGCAGGCGGTCATGGCGGTGGGCTGGGTCCACGGCCTGTTGTTCATTCTGTTTTGTGCGTCGTTGCTGCACACCTTTGTGCTGGCACGCTGGCCGGTTTTGCGAGTGGCGATGGTTTTTGTGGCATCGCTGCTGCCATTTGTGCCGTTTTTCCTCGACCGCAAAATGCGCGGGTATGAAGAGGAATATCAGCCGCAGGGCACCGGGGCCTGA